The Ciona intestinalis unplaced genomic scaffold, KH HT000068.2, whole genome shotgun sequence genome contains a region encoding:
- the LOC101242203 gene encoding sushi, von Willebrand factor type A, EGF and pentraxin domain-containing protein 1 isoform X12 produces MWNPLAVVIVVCLLLLEVSAYPHCGVSHLSRRPCGRPAIDRFNCLQRGCCYDRNAVHINIRCYYKASTLSFGNQVIGPSTTPTSTPVTTQTTSAAPSASQLIMQSLALITSNGADYTTALALLAREILGTNVYSTIEFAQKYGDDYLLLQIISAAEGKSPPNQAKLLHHGGENGYPGSQVLSQCSPQNRNNTCGNPFYTTRSSCLRWNCCWDFASRSCYHSTNNIIYMRRRCPPGFTNPPKCIEINECLSNPCMNNGVCVDKINGYKCICPISPAGPNCEIYCATPQSPRNGAVTPVKQFYNANDIVRYSCNVGYDLFGRSENVCTRSGQWSTSTPHCLEACGKPTDIANGRYSPVLTPPYYKINQVVTYACDANYVLQGSPVIICQINGQFTQTRASCIPVVVKCSNPPALLNGQFISAIEYAVNAQVRYTCNTGYRLDNSDVITCQTSGQFTSLTAVCTKVCTTPPTLANGDFTVKNNANQYDINTVLTYTCNSGYRLDNSPTITCQASGQFTALTAVCTRVIKCTNPPALMNGLYSPQQNSYSVNDVITYTCNNGYKINNSPTITCQASGQFTALAATCTKVCSTPPTLANGDFTVKNNANQYDINTVLTYTCNSGYRLDNSPTATCQASGKFTALTAVCTKVCSTPPTLANGDFTVKNNANQYDINTVLTYTCNSGYRLDNSATVTCQASGQFTALTAVCTTVCLIPPPLPNGAYSPTRNPVIFNVNEIITYTCNANFKLKGSNTVRCETNGQYTTLAATCASDDKCGGPPLLTNGEYSPVKTPLEYNINENVVYTCNSGYRLDNSDTITCQAANQWSTLSAVCTKVCLTPPTLTHGSYTPVNNPLKYDINTVLTYTCGSGFLLENSDKITCTSTGQWSALAATCTRVCTAPPALANGDYSPKNNPVVYRIGDTVTYTCGSGYTLSSSATSTCQSTGQWVAPTATCVKVCLTPPSLTNGAYMPVTAEYAVHAVVTYTCNNGYKLENVNSISCPASGTWPALPTTCTRICSTPPTLANGDFTVKNNANQYDINTVLTYTCNGGYRLDNSPTITCQASGKFTALAATCTKVCSTPPTLANGDFTVKNNANQYDINTVLTYTCNSGYRLEKSPSITCQASGKFTSLGAVCTKVCTTPPTLANGDFTVKNNANQYDINTVLTYTCNSGYRLDNSPTATCQASGQFTKLTAVCTKVCSTPPTLTNGDFTVKNKANQYDINTVLTYTCNGGYRLDKSPTITCQASGKFTSLGAVCTRVCTTPPTLANGDFTVKNNANQYDINTVLTYTCNSGYRLEKSPTVTCQASGKFTSLAAVCTTVCSTPPTLANGRFTVKNNANQYDINTVLTYTCNSGYRLDNSATITCQASGQFTSLAATCTKVCSTPPTLANGDFTVKNNANQYDINTVLTYVCNSGYRLDNSATITCQASGKFTALAATCTKVCTTPPTLANGDFTVKNNANQYDINTVLTYTCNSGYRLDNSATVTCQASGQFTALAATCTKVCTTPPTLANGDFTVKNNANQYDINTVLTYTCNSGYRLDNSATVTCQASGQFTSLAATCTKVCSTPPTLANGDFTVKNNANQYDINTVLTYTCNSGYRLDNSATVTCQASGQFSSLAATCTKVCSTPPTLANGDFTVKNNANQYDINTILTYTCNSGYRLDNSATVTCQASGQFTSLAATCTKVCLAPPVLSNGEFTPINNPAYYNINSQVTYTCNSGYRLDNSPTITCQASGQFTALAATCTKVCLAPPTLTNGQFSPVNTPAQYDINAVLTYTCNAGYKLENSPTITCQSTGQFTALSATCTRVCTTPPTLANGDFTVKANQYDINTVLTYTCNSGYRLDNSATATCQASGQFTTLTAVCTKVCSTPPALTNGDFTVKNNANQYDINTVLTYTCNSGYRLDNSATVTCQASGQFTTLTAVCTKVCSTPPTLANGDFTVKNNANQYDINTVLTYTCNSGYRLDNSATVTCQASGQFTSLAAVCTKVCSTPPTLANGDFTVKNNANQYDINTVLTYTCNSGYRLDNSATITCQASGQFTSLAATCTRVCSTPPTLANGDFTVKANQYDINTVLTYTCNSGYRLDNSATVTCQASGQFTSLAATCTKVCSTPPTLANGDFTVKNNANQYDINTVLTYTCNSGYRLDNSATVTCQASGQFTSLAATCTKVCTTPPTLANGDFTVKNNANQYDINTVLTYTCNSGYRLDNSATVTCQASGQFTALTAVCTRVCSTPPTLANGDFTVKNNANQYDINTVLTYTCNSGYRLDNSATITCQASGQFTAFTAVCTKVCTTPPTLANGDFTVKNNANQYDINTVLTYTCNSGYRLDNSATVTCQASGQFTSLAAVCTLICGEPPIPANGVYAVVKTPPIFNIGDQISYSCNNGFILQGTRVNTCFEHWFV; encoded by the exons ATGTGGAATCCATTGGcggttgttattgttgtgtgTTTATTACTATTAGAAGTTTCAGCTTACCCGCATTGTGGTGTCTCTCACTTATCACGAAGACCATGCGGTCGTCCAGCCATTGACCGGTTTAATTGCTTACAACG CGGTTGTTGCTACGACAGAAATGCGGTTCATATCAATATTCGGTGTTATTATAAAG CTTCAACGCTCTCTTTCGGCAACCAAGTGATCGGGCCTTCAACAACACCAACATCAACACCGGTTACAACCCAAACCACATCGGCGGCTCCATCCGCAAGCCAACTAATCATGCAATCCCTCGCCTTGATTACTTCTAACGGCGCTGATTACACGACGGCGCTCGCGTTACTGGCGAGAG AGATTCTTGGAACGAATGTTTACAGTACGATAGAGTTTGCTCAAAAGTATGGAGACGATTATCTACTCTTGCAAATAATCA GTGCAGCAGAAGGAAAATCTCCCCCCAACCAAGCCA AGTTATTGCACCACGGCGGCGAAAATGGATATCCAGGAAGTCAAGTTCTTTCCCAATGCAGTCCACAGAACCGGAATAATACTTGCGGTAATCCTTTCTACACAACCAG atcGAGTTGCCTGCGATGGAACTGTTGTTGGGACTTCGCTTCAAGAAGTTGCTACCATTCCACGAATAACA TTATTTACATGAGACGTCGATGTCCACCTGGTTTTACAAACCCACCAAAATGCATTG aaataaatgaatgtttgTCAAACCCATGTATGAACAACGGTGTGTGTGTGGACAAGATTAATGGATATAAATGTATCTGCCCAATCTCCCCTGCTGGTCCAAATTGTGAAATAt ATTGCGCTACACCCCAAAGTCCCAGAAATGGAGCTGTGACCCCAGTTAAGCAGTTTTACAACGCAAACGATATTGTAAGATATTCGTGTAATGTTGGATACGATTTATTTGGAAGATCAGAAAATGTTTGCACAAGAAGTGGGCAGTGGTCGACTTCAACACCCCACTGCTTGGAAG CTTGTGGCAAACCAACCGATATCGCAAATGGTCGATACTCTCCTGTATTAACCCCACCATACTACAAGATCAACCAAGTTGTAACATATGCTTGTGATGCAAACTATGTACTGCAAGGATCTCCTGTTATTATATGCCAGATAAATGGACAATTCACGCAAACACGAGCTTCTTGCATACCag ttgttGTAAAATGTAGCAACCCACCAGCATTGTTAAATGGACAGTTTATTTCTGCAATTGAATACGCTGTCAATGCACAAGTGAGGTATACTTGTAATACTGGTTATAGACTTGATAACAGCGATGTTATTACGTGTCAAACTAGTGGACAGTTCACTTCACTCACTGCTGTCTGTACTAAAg tttgtaCAACACCACCTACACTGGCCAATGGGGATTTTACTGTGAAGAATAATGCAAACCAATATGATATCAACACTGTATTAACATATACATGCAACAGTGGTTATCGACTGGATAACAGCCCAACAATTACATGTCAAGCTAGTGGACAATTTACTGCTTTAACTGCCGTTTGTACTAGAG TTATAAAATGCACCAACCCTCCTGCACTGATGAATGGACTATACAGCCCACAACAGAATTCATACAGTGTGAATGATGTTATCACGTACACTTGTAATAATGGGTACAAGATTAACAATAGTCCAACCATAACATGCCAAGCTAGTGGACAATTTACTGCACTTGCTGCCACTTGTACTAAAG tTTGTTCAACACCCCCTACACTGGCCAATGGAGATTTTACTGTGAAGAATAATGCAAACCAATATGATATCAACACTGTATTAACATATACATGCAACAGTGGTTATCGACTGGATAACAGTCCAACAGCAACATGTCAAGCTAGTGGAAAATTTACTGCTTTAACTGCTGTTTGTACAAAAG tttgttcAACACCACCTACACTGGCCAATGGAGATTTTACTGTGAAGAATAATGCAAACCAATATGATATCAACACTGTATTAACATATACATGCAACAGTGGTTATCGATTGGATAACAGTGCAACAGTAACATGTCAAGCTAGTGGACAATTTACTGCTTTAACTGCTGTTTGTACAACAG TTTGTTTGATCCCACCCCCATTACCCAATGGAGCATATTCACCAACCAGAAACCCTGTAATTTTTAATGTGAATGAAATCATTACATATACTTGTAATGCTAATTTCAAATTGAAAGGAAGCAACACAGTAAGATGTGAAACAAACGGTCAATACACGACACTTGCTGCTACTTGTGCTTCAG ATGATAAATGTGGAGGTCCACCTTTACTCACTAATGGTGAATACAGTCCTGTGAAGACCCCACTTGAATACAACATTAATGAGAATGTAGTTTATACATGCAACAGTGGTTATCGCTTGGATAACTCAGACACCATAACATGCCAAGCTGCAAATCAATGGTCAACATTATCCGCAGTTTGCACAAAAG TTTGTCTCACCCCTCCCACGCTGACACATGGTTCATACACCCCTGTAAACAATCCACTTAAGTATGATATCAACACGGTACTAACATATACTTGTGGAAGTGGATTTCTTCTTGAAAACAGCGACAAAATAACTTGTACATCCACTGGACAATGGTCCGCACTAGCTGCAACATGCACAAGGG TTTGCACAGCACCTCCGGCGCTTGCTAATGGAGACTATTCTCCAAAAAACAACCCAGTTGTTTATCGCATTGGTGATACTGTAACTTACACTTGTGGTAGTGGATACACTCTCAGCAGCAGTGCTACAagcacctgtcaatcaactgGCCAATGGGTGGCTCCTACAGCTACTTGTGTTAAAG TTTGTTTGACGCCACCTTCATTAACAAATGGAGCATACATGCCCGTCACTGCAGAGTATGCCGTACATGCTGTAGTCACCTACACTTGCAACAATGGATATAAATTAGAGAACGTTAATTCTATATCCTGCCCTGCTAGTGGAACTTGGCCAGCATTGCCAACTACATGCACTAGAA TTTGTTCAACACCACCTACACTGGCCAATGGAGATTTTACTGTGAAGAATAATGCAAACCAATATGATATCAACACTGTATTAACATATACATGCAACGGTGGTTATCGACTAGATAACAGTCCAACAATTACATGTCAAGCTAGTGGAAAATTTACTGCACTTGCGGCTACTTGTACTAAAG TCTGTTCAACACCACCTACACTGGCCAATGGAGATTTTACTGTGAAGAATAATGCAAACCAATATGATATCAACACTGTATTAACATATACATGCAACAGTGGTTATCGACTGGAAAAGAGTCCATCAATAACATGTCAAGCTAGTGGAAAATTTACTTCACTTGGAGCAGTTTGCACTAAAG tttGTACAACCCCACCTACACTGGCCAATGGAGATTTTACTGTGAAGAATAATGCAAACCAATATGATATCAACACTGTATTAACATATACatgcaacagtggttataGACTGGATAACAGTCCAACAGCAACATGTCAAGCTAGTGgacaatttacaaaattaactgCTGTATGTACTAAAG TCTGTTCAACACCACCTACACTTACCAATGGAGATTTTACTGTGAAGAATAAAGCAAACCAATATGATATCAACACTGTATTAACATATACATGCAACGGTGGTTATCGACTAGATAAGAGTCCAACAATAACATGTCAAGCTAGTGGAAAATTTACTTCACTTGGAGCAGTTTGTACACGTG TTTGTACAACCCCACCTACACTGGCCAATGGAGATTTTACTGTGAAGAATAATGCAAACCAATATGATATCAACACTGTATTAACATATACATGCAACAGTGGTTATCGACTGGAAAAGAGTCCAACAGTAACATGTCAAGCTAGTGGAAAATTTACTTCACTTGCAGCTGTTTGTACAACag TATGTTCAACGCCACCTACATTAGCCAATGGACGTTTTACTGTGAAGAATAATGCAAACCAATATGATATCAACACTGTATTAACATATACATGCAACAGTGGTTATCGATTGGATAACAGTGCAACAATAACATGTCAAGCTAGTGGCCAATTTACTTCGCTTGCAGCTACTTGTACTAAag TTTGTTCAACACCACCTACACTGGCCAATGGAGATTTTACTGTGAAGAACAATGCAAACCAATATGATATCAACACTGTATTAACATATGTATGCAACAGTGGTTATCGACTGGATAACAGTGCAACAATAACATGTCAAGCTAGTGGAAAATTTACTGCACTTGCAGCTACTTGTACAAAAG TTTGTACAACACCACCTACACTGGCCAATGGAGATTTTACTGTGAAGAATAATGCAAACCAATATGATATCAACACTGTATTAACATATACATGCAACAGTGGTTATCGATTGGATAACAGTGCAACAGTAACATGTCAAGCTAGTGGACAATTTACTGCATTAGCAGCTACTTGTACAAAAG TTTGTACAACACCACCTACACTGGCCAATGGAGATTTTACTGTGAAGAATAATGCAAACCAATATGATATCAACACTGTATTAACATATACATGCAACAGTGGTTATCGACTGGATAACAGTGCAACAGTAACATGTCAAGCTAGTGGACAATTTACTTCACTTGCAGCTACTTGTACTAAAG TTTGTTCAACACCACCTACACTGGCCAATGGAGATTTTACTGTGAAGAATAATGCAAACCAATATGATATCAACACTGTATTAACATATACATGCAACAGTGGTTATCGACTGGATAACAGTGCAACAGTAACATGTCAAGCTAGTGGACAATTTTCTTCACTTGCAGCTACTTGTACtaaag TTTGTTCAACACCACCTACACTGGCCAATGGAGATTTTACTGTGAAGAATAATGCAAATCAATATGATATCAACACTATATTAACATATACATGCAACAGTGGTTATCGACTGGATAACAGTGCAACAGTAACATGTCAAGCTAGTGGTCAATTTACTTCACTTGCAGCTACTTGTACGAAAG TTTGTCTTGCACCTCCTGTCCTGAGTAATGGAGAGTTTACTCCGATTAACAATCCTGCATATTATAACATTAACTCgcaagttacatatacatgCAACAGTGGTTATCGACTAGATAACAGTCCAACAATAACATGTCAAGCTAGTGGACAATTTACTGCTCTTGCTGCAACTTGTACTAAAG TATGCTTGGCACCACCCACTTTGACAAATGGACAGTTCAGTCCTGTGAATACACCAGCTCAATATGATATCAATGCTGTGCTAACCTACACATGCAACGCCGGGTATAAACTGGAAAACTCACCCACCATAACATGCCAAAGCACTGGGCAGTTCACTGCACTATCAGCTACTTGTACAAGAG TATGTACAACACCACCTACACTGGCCAATGGAGATTTTACTGTGAAGGCAAACCAATATGATATTAACACTGTATTGACATATACATGCAACAGTGGTTATCGACTGGATAACAGTGCAACAGCAACATGTCAAGCTAGTGGACAATTTACAACATTAACTGCTGTTTGCACAAAAG TCTGTTCAACACCACCTGCACTGACCAATGGAGATTTTACTGTGAAGAATAATGCAAACCAATATGATATTAACACTGTATTAACATATACATGCAACAGTGGTTATCGACTGGATAACAGTGCAACAGTAACATGTCAAGCTAGTGGGCAATTTACTACATTAACTGCTGTTTGTACCAAag TTTGTTCAACACCACCTACACTGGCCAATGGAGATTTTACTGTGAAGAATAATGCAAACCAATATGATATCAACACTGTATTAACATATACATGCAACAGTGGTTATCGACTGGATAACAGTGCAACAGTAACATGCCAAGCTAGTGGACAATTTACTTCGCTTGCAGCTGTTTGTACTAAAG TTTGTTCAACACCACCTACACTGGCCAATGGAGATTTTACTGTGAAGAATAATGCAAACCAATATGATATCAACACTGTATTAACATATACATGCAACAGTGGTTATCGACTGGATAACAGTGCCACAATTACATGTCAAGCTAGTGGACAATTTACTTCGTTGGCAGCTACTTGTACCAGAG TATGTTCAACACCACCCACACTGGCCAATGGAGATTTTACTGTGAAGGCAAACCAATATGATATTAACACTGTATTAACATATACATGCAACAGTGGTTATCGACTGGATAACAGTGCAACAGTAACATGTCAAGCTAGTGGACAATTTACTTCACTTGCAGCTACTTGTACTAAAG TTTGTTCAACACCACCTACACTGGCCAATGGAGATTTTACTGTGAAGAATAATGCAAACCAATATGATATCAACACTGTATTAACATATACATGCAACAGTGGTTATCGACTGGATAACAGTGCAACAGTAACATGTCAAGCTAGTGGACAATTTACCTCGCTTGCAGCTACTTGTACTAAAG tttgtacAACACCACCTACACTGGCCAATGGAGATTTTACTGTAAAGAATAATGCAAACCAATATGATATCAACACTGTATTAACATATACATGCAACAGTGGTTATCGACTGGATAACAGTGCAACAGTAAC ATGTCAAGCTAGTGGGCAATTTACTGCTTTAACTGCTGTTTGTACAAgag TTTGTTCAACACCACCTACACTGGCCAATGGAGATTTTACTGTGAAGAATAATGCAAACCAATATGATATCAACACTGTATTAACATATACATGCAACAGTGGTTATCGACTGGATAACAGTGCAACAATAACATGTCAAGCTAGTGGACAATTTACTGCTTTTACTGCTGTCTGCACTAAAG TTTGTACAACACCACCTACACTGGCCAATGGGGATTTTACTGTGAAGAATAATGCAAACCAATATGATATCAACACTGTATTAACATATACATGCAACAGTGGTTATCGACTGGATAACAGTGCAACAGTAACATGTCAAGCTAGTGGACAATTTACTTCACTTGCAGCTGTTTGTACATTAA tttgtgGTGAACCACCTATACCAGCCAATGGAGTTTACGCTGTTGTTAAAACTCCCCCAATATTCAACATTGGAGACCAGATATCTTACTCATGTAACAACGGATTCATCTTGCAAGGCACAAGAGTAAATACATGCTTTGAACACTGGTTTGTTTGA